AGATGAGGAGATGATTGCCATGGCTGCTGATGGAACGGCGGTCCGGCGGCCGTTCACCGGCGACGAGTATCTGGAGAGCCTCCGCGACGGACGGGAGGTCTGGATCCACGGCGAGCGCGTCAAGGACGTGACGGAACATCCCGCCTTCCGCAACAACGCCAGAACCATCGCCGGTCTCTACGACGCCCTGTGGGACTCCCCCGACAAGGACGTGTTGACGACGGAGACCGACACCGGCAACGGCGGCTTCACCCACCGCTTCTTCCGCTCCCCCGCCGACGCCGTCGAGCTGCGGCAGAGCCGCGACGCGATCGCGGCCTGGCAGCGCCGGGTGTACGGCTGGCTGGGCCGCTCCCCCGACTACAAGGCCTCCTTCCTGGCCACCCTCGGCGCCAACGCGGACTTCTACGGCGAGTACGCGGGCAACGCCCGCCACTGGTACCGCCTCGCGCAGGAGCGCGTGCTGCATCTCAACCACGCGCTGGTGCACCCGCCGGTGGACCGGCACCGGCCTCCGGACGAGGTGGCCGACGTCTACGTGCACGTCGAGCGGGAGACCGACGAGGGCATCGTGGTGAGCGGCGCCAAGGTGGTGGCCACCGGCTCGGCCCTGACGCACTACAACTTCATCGCCCACCACGGCCTGCCGGTGAAGGAGAAGCGGTTCGGCGTGGTGTTCATCGCCGCCATGGACACTCCTGGCGTCAAGCTGCTGTGCCGCCCCTCCTACGAGCTGGCCGCGGCCACCGTGGGCAGCCCGTTCGACTACCCGCTCGCCAGCCGCATGGACGAGAACGACACGGTGATCGTCTTCGACCGGGCGCTGATCCCCTGGGAGAACGTGCTGGTCTACGGCGACGTGGAGAAGGCCAACACCTTCTTCCACAACTCCGGCTTCCTGCCCAGGTTCGCCCTCCACGGCGTCACCCGGCTGGCCGTCAAGCTCGACTTCATCTGCGGACTGCTGATCAGGGCAGTGGAGATCAACGGCACCGACGACTTCAGGGGCGTCCAGGCCAACATCGGCGAGGCCATGGTCTGGCGGCACCTCATGTGGGCGCTGTCGGACGCGATGATCCAGGGCTGCCGCCCGTGGAACGAGCGTTTCGTGCAGCCCAGCGAGGAGTACGCGCTGGCCTATCGGGTGCTCGCCCCCATTGCCTACGGCAAGGTCCGGGAGCTGGTTCTGCACACCGCCGGCAGCGGGCTGATCTACCTCAACTCCGGCGTGGCCGACTTCCACAACGAGGAGGTCCGGCCGTACCTGGACCAGTACCTGCGCGGATCGCACGGGCACACCGCGGAGAGCCGGGTCAAGGTCATGAAGCTGCTGTGGGACGCGGTCGGCAGCGAGTTCGCCGGGCGGCAGGAGCTGTACGAGCGCAGCTACGCGGGCAACGCGGAGGAGAACCGGGTCCAGGTGCTGCGCAAGGGCAAGGCCGCGGGAGTGGCGGGAGGCATGCTCGACCTCGTCGATCTGTGCCTGTCCGAATACGACCTCACAGGCTGGATCACCCCCCGCCTGGCCGGTCCCTGATCATCCTTGGGGGAAAGGTGACCGACGAGCTGCTGATCGATGGCCCCGGCCTGGTGGCCGTGGCGCAGAAGTACGTCGACGGTGCCTCGGTGTTCGCGTCCGGGCGTCAGCCGCTGTCCAGGCTCTCCTCGGTCACCCTCGACCTGGACCTCGACTACTGCGTCGCGGTAGCCGACTACTACGACCGCTCCCCCCGTATGGCCTACTCCCCCGCGGTCAGGCGAAGTTACGACCGCATGAAAGAGGAGAACGCCGACCAGTTCCACGCGATCACCGGGGCCGGGATCGAGGTCGAGCCCTGGCTCGGCCCGGGCCAGCCGTACCGGAACTCTCGCGACCTGCGGGCCGGGGTGTTCAAGACGGGCAGGATCCACGTCTTCCTGACCCGCGACGGGCACGGCCCCGGCGGAATCCACGGTTACCACCCGCTCAGGGAAGGCTCCGGGATCGTGATCCGGGGTGTCGAGTTCACCCACAACGACATCTTCCGCGTCGTGCACGACATATTCGGCCACGTCATGCCGGGCAACAGCTTCGGACCCCGGGGCGAGCTCCTGGCGGCCTACTGCCACATGCACATGTACTCCGACGAGGTGCATCCGGTCATCTTCATCGAGCACGTCGGCCAGATCTGCTGGTTCTTCTACGGGCCGCACCTGCGTGACCCGGCGGGACGCCTGCCCGGGCCGGGCGAGCGCGGCTACGCGCCGCCTCCGGCCAGGCCGTACGCCGCGCAGAAGGTCTTCCCCTTCGAACGGAAGTACATCGACAGGTTTCACAGCATGTTCTCCACACGGGAGTTGGGATGACACACAGTCTGGAGCACTTCGTCCTGTCCGAGACGGTCAGGGAGGACTTCCCCTTCCTGCGGGCGGCCGAGCCGCTCGTCTACCTGGACAACGCCGCGACCACGCAGAAGCCGCAGGCCGTCCTCGACGCGTTGATCGACTACTACACCCGGAGCAACAGCAACGTCGGGCGCGGTTACTACCGGCTGAGCATGGAGTCGACCGAGCGCTACGAGCACGCCAGGGCGGTCGTCCAGCGTGCCATCGGGGCCCGGCACCCCGAAGAGGTGATCTTCACCAGGAGCACGACCGACGCCACCAACCTCGTGGTCGACACGCTGGGCAGGCAGCTGGTGCGAGCGGGCGACGAGGTCGTGGTCACCGGCATGGAGCACAACTCCAACCTGCTGCCCTGGCGGCGGCTGTGCGAGGAGACCGGGGCGAGGCTCGTCGTCGTGCCCATCAGTCCCCAGGGCCGCGTGGACACCGCCGCCTTCGCCGCCGTGCTCGGGCCGCGCACCCGGCTCGCGGCCGTCGCGCACGTCTCCAACGTGCTCGGCACGGTCAACCCGGTCCAAGAGTTGATCGCCGAGGCGCATCGGCACGGCGTCATCGTGATGGTCGACGGCGCCCAGGCGGTGCCCCACCGGCCGGTGAACGTCGCCGAGCTGGAAGCCGACTTCTACTGCTTCTCCGGGCACAAGGTCTACGGGCCCATGGGCATCGGCGTGCTGTACGGCAGGCGCGATCTGCTCTCCGAGCTGCCGCCCTACCAGGTGGGCGGGGGCACGGTGAAGGGGGTGACCTTCACCGAACCGGTCGAGTACGTGCCATTGCCCAACCGGCTGGAGGCGGGCACCCCGCACGTCGCGGGGGCGGTGGCGCTCGCGGCCGCCTTCGAATACCTGGAGGGCCTGGGCTGGGAGGCCGTGCGGCAGCACGACGACACACTGGTGCGCACGACGCTCGACGCCGTGGCGGACCTGGAGGGCGTGCACGTCGTCGGCGATCCCGGCAGCGACCCCTGCGGGATCGTCTCCCTGTCCTTCGAGGGCCTGCACCCCTACGACGTGGGCGGCCACCTCGACCGGCACGGCATCGCCGTGCGCTGCGGCGTGCACTGCGCCAGCACCTTCCTCGACGACCTGGGGCTGGTCGGGACCGTTCGCATCTCGTTCGGCGTGTACAACACGCCGGCGGAGATCGAGCGGCTTCGCGAGGTCCTGTCGACCGTCGAACCAGGCTTCTGGTCGCTCGAGCAGCCGACCACCCGATTCCTCTGAGGTGTGCCATGACGTCGGTCGTGAACGAGCAGCGCGAGATCTGGGACGCGGTCAGCGATGGCTGGCGGCGCTGGCAGAACGTCTTCGAGCGAGGAGCGGCCTCGGTGAGCACGGCGCTCGTGCGCCTGGGCGGGCTGCGCCCCGGACAGTCGGTGCTCGACGTCGGGACGGGGCTGGGCGAACCGGCCCTCACCGCCGCCGGAGTGGTCGGGCCGCGGGGCAGGGTGGTCGGGATCGACGTGTCCCCTGCCATGATCAGCGCCGCGCGCGCACGGGCGGCGCACGTGCCCTTCGCGGAGTTCCTCGTGGGCGACGTGACCACGGCGGGGCTGGCGCCAGGCAGTTTCGACGTCGTGCTCAGCCGCTGGGGGCTGATGTTCGCAGCCGACCGGGTCGCCACGCTGCGCGCGCTGGCCGGGCTGCTCAAGCCCGGTGGCGTGCTCGCCGCGGCGACGTGGGCGCCGCCGCCTGCCGTACCCATGATCAGTCTTGCCTTCCGGGTCATCGCCGAGCGGCTCGCGCTGGCGCCCCCGCCGCCGGGCCTGCCCGGCCCCTTCTCCATGGCGGACCCCAAGGAGGTGGCCGCCGAACTCGCGGAGGCGGGCTTCACCGAGGTCACCGTCACCGAGCGGAAGGTGCCCTTCGTCATGGAGTCGGTGTCGCACTTCGTGGCCTTCTCCAGGGACGTGCTCCCTCCCAGGATGCGCTCGCTCGTGCGCGAGGCGGCCGACCCGCTGATCTGGGATGCGGTGGCCGAGGCAGCCGCGGCCCACGCCAAGCCGGACGGGTCGCTCGACCTCACCTCCACCTGCCTGTGCGTGCGGGGTGCCCGGTGAGGCTCGACACCAAGCTGATCCACGCCGGACGCCCCCGGGATCCGGGCACCGGAGACGTGATCCCGCCCGTGCACCTGTCCGCCACCTACGACCGGCGGCTGCAGGACCCGCCGCAGTACTTCTACGGCCGCGGCGAGAACCCCACCCGCGAGGATCTCGAGCTCTGCCTGGCAGCGCTCGAGAACGCCGCGTTCGCCACCGCCTACGCCTCCGGGCAGGCGGCCGCGACCGCGGTGGTGAGCCTGCTGTCTCCCGGAGACCGGGTGGTCTGCTCCGACAACGTCTACAGCGGCACCCGTTCCCTGCTGGAGTGGATCGGCAAGTACGGCATCGCCGTCGAGTACGCCGATCTGGCCGAGCCGTCCCTCGTCGAACGTGCGGTCCAGGGCGCCGCCCTGGTCTGGGTGGAGAGCCCGACCAATCCCCTGATGAAGATCGCCGACCTCGACCTCGTCTGCCGCGCGGCCCACGCCACGGGAGCCACCGTCGTCGTGGACAACACGCTCGCGGGTCCGCTGCTCCAGCAGCCACTGAGCTGGGGCGCGGACATCACGCTCTACAGCACCACCAAGTCGATCTCCGGGCATCTCGACGTGATCGGCGGCGCGCTCGTCTACAACCGTCCGGAGCTGCACGACCACCTGCTCGCGCACCGCACCGCCACCGGCGGCGTCCCGGGAGCGCTGGACTGCTTCCTGATCCACCGCGGGCTCAGGACGCTGTCGGTCCGGGTCGAGCGGCAGGTCCGCACCACCGAGGCGATCGCCGCGATGCTCAGCGGCCACCCGTCCGTTTCCCTGGTCCACTACCCCGGCCTGCCCGGCCACCCCCAGTACGACGTCGCCAAGCGTCAGATGTCCGGCCCCGGCTCGGTGCTGAGCTTCGAGTACGCCGGCGACCCCGTCGAGTTGATGGCCCGGCTGCGCTTCTTCAGCTGTGCGGTGAGCCTGGGCGGGGTGCACTCCCTGATCGAGTGCCCCGCCATGATGACCCAGCGTCCCGTCCCCCGCGAGGTACGGCTTCGCATGGGGCTGTCCGATCGTCTCATCCGCCTGTCGGTCGGCCTGGAGGACCGGCGCGACCTCCTGGAGGACCTGCTGGAGGCCATGCGGGGAGGGGACCCGCCGTGATCCTCCTGGACGGGGCGGTGGCCACGGAGCTGGAGCGGCGCGGGCTGCCCATGGCCGCACCCTGGTGGACCACCCGGGCCCTGCTCACCGAGCACGGCCGGGGGTTGCTGCGTGCCGTGCACCGGCGCTACCTCGACGCGGGAGCCAGGGTGCTGACCGCCAACACCTTCCGCTGCAACCTGCGGGCCCTGCGGCGGGCGAAGCTGGACGAGCGGCAGGCAGGCCACCTGGTCCGGCTCGCCGTGGACCTGGCGCGGTCGGCGCGGCATGGTCACGACGACGTGATGGTGGCCGGTTCGGTGGCCCCTGTCGAGGACTGCTACCGGCCCGACCTCGTCCCCGCCGACGCCGAGCTCCGCGCCGAGCACCGGTGGATGGCCGGGCAGCTGGCGGCGGCCGGGATCGACCTCGCCCTGATCGAGACGGTCAACACCATGCGCGAGGCGCGGATCGCGGTGGAGGAGGCGCGAGGCGCGGGCCTGACCGCCTGGGTCAGCTTCGTCTGCGGTCCCCGCGCCACCCTGCTGTCGGGTGAGCCGGTCGCCCGTGCGGCCGTGGCCGTGCACCGGGCGGGCGCCGCGGCCGTGCTCGTCAACTGCACCTCGCTGGACGCGGCGCGAGACTGCGTCGCCGAACTCGCCACCCTCGGCACGGGCGCCATCGGCGTCATGCCCAACCTCGAACCCCGCAACGGCACACCTGTGCCGCCCGAACTCTTCGCCGCGCTGATGTCGAGCTGGCGGCAGCAGTACGGCCTGGCTCTGCTCGGCGGCTGCTGCGGCACGACCCCTGCCCACATCACGGCCCTGAACGGATTGGACGACGCACATGATGGACTGGCGGCAGGTACGCGAGCTGTTCACGATCGACCCTGACCTCATCCACCTGAACACGGCGGGCCTCGGCTCAGCGCCGCGCGCCGTGCTGGACGTGCTCGGCAGCGCCGACCGGGTGTACGCGAGGTCGCCGCGCGACCCGTTCGCCGACACCGCGCTCACCGAAGTGCGGGAGGCCCTGGCGGGAGGGCTCGGGTGCGAGGCCGACGAGCTGGCGATCGTGCCGAGCGCCACCGACGCCAACGCCCGGATCCTGGCCGGCCTCGACCTGCGCGAAGGCGACGAGATCATCACCACCGACCACGAGTGCTACACCGTGCGCGCGCCGCTCTGCCAGCTGCGCGACCGTCGTGGCGTCGTCCTCAGGGAGCTCACCCCGCCGATCGGGGCAGGGCAGCGCGCCGAGGAGATCGTCGAGCTGGTGCGGTCGGCGATCACGCCGCGCACCAGGGTGCTCCAGTGGGCCGGGATCACTCTGACCACCGGAGCCGCCTTCCCCACGGCCGAGCTGGTCGAGCTGGCGCGGCGGCACGACCTGATCGCGGTGCTCGACGGCGCTCAGCTGCTCGGCCACTTCCCCGTACGGCTGCGGGACCTGGGTGTGGACTTCCTCAGCGCGTCGGGATCGAGATACCAGTGCGGCCCCATGGGCACGGGCCTGATCTACGCGCGCAACCGGCCCCTGCCCCTGCCGGCCTTCTGGCCGGTCGTCTCCCTGCTCTACCCGCTCCGAGACGGCCTGCCCCCTCGGCCCCACGACCTCGGGCGCCTGCTCCAGCAGAGCGACTCGGCGGACCTGTCGCGGGCGCAGGGCCTGCGCATCGCCTGCGAGCTGTGGGACCGGATCGGCCGCGACCGCATCCAGCGCCACGTCCTGGAGCTGGGCACCCACCTCAAGGAGCGCGTCGTCCGTCACTGGGGACGGGATGCCCTCTTCAGCCCCATGGACGACCCGCGGCTGCACTCGGGTCTGGTGGCCTTCGACCCCTTCCGGGGTTCGGCGAACCTCGGCGTGTTCGTCCAGCTCAAGCGGCAGCTGGCCGACGAGCACGGGATCACCGTCGAAATCACCCGCTTCGCCCACCCCGGCGTGCAGGGCGAGCTGCCCGCGGTCCGGGTCTCCCCGCACCTGTACAACGACGTGGAGCAGCTCGACCGGGCGATCGAAACAATGATCAAGCTCTGCCACTAGCGGGTCCGGCGGCTGGGATACCAGTCGCCACGGCCCTGCGGCAGGAGGTCGAGCAGCGACCAGGTCGCGCAGAGCAGGTCGAGGCCGCGGGCGTCGCCGCCGTCACTCGGCTGGTACGGCTCGTCCCCGGGGTCGCTCAGCATGGCCGAGCCCTGCCAGGAGATCCTCGTTCGCCCGTCCGACCTGTCGTAGACCGTCACCACGGGTTCGAGGTCGCCGGGATGCGCGCGCAGCCCGAGCCGGTCGGTGAGGTCGCCGGGCTGGGTGGAGTAGACGGGAACCCACCGCCACTGCCGGCGCCGCGCCACCTCGGCCAGGCGCGCGGGCCCTGCGGGTGCCATGACGGCCACCGCGGTGCGCTCGAGCAGGTGCGGGGTGACGGCGTCGAGGCCGTCGACCCACATGGAGCACAGGGGGCACGGCTCCGGCCAGTCCTCGTCGAACATCATGTTGTAGACGAGCAGCGTGGGATGGTCGCCGAACAGCCCGCTCAAGCGCACCGGCGAGGCGTCGAGCGCGGCGAGCGGGGGGTCCTCGTCCAGCTCGGGCCCTCTGGGCAGGGCACGCCGCCGCGCGGCCACCTGCTCCCCCAGGTCACGCAACCGGCGCTCGTCTCTCAGCAGTTCGGCCCGCGCCTTGGCGTACTCGGGCGTGGCCGACTCGAACAGACCGGGACGTGACACTTCGACCCCCACCTCACCACATGATCGGCGACAACCAGCTCAGGACCCAGGCCACCGCCCCTGCCTGGACGAACGCGGTGAGCCTGTGGTCGCGGCCCAGGGCGTACAGGCCGTAGGCGGCCAGTTCGAGCAGGAGCAGGAACGGCCCCAGCACCATGACGTACAGCCCCAGCATGCCAGGCAGCACCTGGGTGATGACGCCGATCATGACAATCGCCAGCACCAGGAGGCGGGCGGCGAGCGATCTCGCCGCGGCGGCCGGCGGGCGGCCACGGCGCAGCATCCGGTCGACGGCCAGGAAGAAGGGCAGGATCAGGGCGGCGGTCAGCGCCCAGATCAGCACGCGCTCGGGGGTGGGCACCAGGCCGTGCACCATCGCCCCGAGCGGTGTCAGCAGCACGATCACGCCCACGAGGACCAGAGCGGCGGGCGCGAGCGTGTGCCGCGCGGACCACGCTTCCTGGGCAGGGAACCAGCACCGCGCCGGAGTGAGCCGACCCACGGCGAGGAGGATCGTTCCGGC
This window of the Nonomuraea africana genome carries:
- a CDS encoding 4-hydroxyphenylacetate 3-hydroxylase family protein, with amino-acid sequence MAADGTAVRRPFTGDEYLESLRDGREVWIHGERVKDVTEHPAFRNNARTIAGLYDALWDSPDKDVLTTETDTGNGGFTHRFFRSPADAVELRQSRDAIAAWQRRVYGWLGRSPDYKASFLATLGANADFYGEYAGNARHWYRLAQERVLHLNHALVHPPVDRHRPPDEVADVYVHVERETDEGIVVSGAKVVATGSALTHYNFIAHHGLPVKEKRFGVVFIAAMDTPGVKLLCRPSYELAAATVGSPFDYPLASRMDENDTVIVFDRALIPWENVLVYGDVEKANTFFHNSGFLPRFALHGVTRLAVKLDFICGLLIRAVEINGTDDFRGVQANIGEAMVWRHLMWALSDAMIQGCRPWNERFVQPSEEYALAYRVLAPIAYGKVRELVLHTAGSGLIYLNSGVADFHNEEVRPYLDQYLRGSHGHTAESRVKVMKLLWDAVGSEFAGRQELYERSYAGNAEENRVQVLRKGKAAGVAGGMLDLVDLCLSEYDLTGWITPRLAGP
- a CDS encoding aminotransferase class V-fold PLP-dependent enzyme, translated to MTHSLEHFVLSETVREDFPFLRAAEPLVYLDNAATTQKPQAVLDALIDYYTRSNSNVGRGYYRLSMESTERYEHARAVVQRAIGARHPEEVIFTRSTTDATNLVVDTLGRQLVRAGDEVVVTGMEHNSNLLPWRRLCEETGARLVVVPISPQGRVDTAAFAAVLGPRTRLAAVAHVSNVLGTVNPVQELIAEAHRHGVIVMVDGAQAVPHRPVNVAELEADFYCFSGHKVYGPMGIGVLYGRRDLLSELPPYQVGGGTVKGVTFTEPVEYVPLPNRLEAGTPHVAGAVALAAAFEYLEGLGWEAVRQHDDTLVRTTLDAVADLEGVHVVGDPGSDPCGIVSLSFEGLHPYDVGGHLDRHGIAVRCGVHCASTFLDDLGLVGTVRISFGVYNTPAEIERLREVLSTVEPGFWSLEQPTTRFL
- a CDS encoding class I SAM-dependent methyltransferase, whose amino-acid sequence is MTSVVNEQREIWDAVSDGWRRWQNVFERGAASVSTALVRLGGLRPGQSVLDVGTGLGEPALTAAGVVGPRGRVVGIDVSPAMISAARARAAHVPFAEFLVGDVTTAGLAPGSFDVVLSRWGLMFAADRVATLRALAGLLKPGGVLAAATWAPPPAVPMISLAFRVIAERLALAPPPPGLPGPFSMADPKEVAAELAEAGFTEVTVTERKVPFVMESVSHFVAFSRDVLPPRMRSLVREAADPLIWDAVAEAAAAHAKPDGSLDLTSTCLCVRGAR
- a CDS encoding trans-sulfuration enzyme family protein, with protein sequence MRLDTKLIHAGRPRDPGTGDVIPPVHLSATYDRRLQDPPQYFYGRGENPTREDLELCLAALENAAFATAYASGQAAATAVVSLLSPGDRVVCSDNVYSGTRSLLEWIGKYGIAVEYADLAEPSLVERAVQGAALVWVESPTNPLMKIADLDLVCRAAHATGATVVVDNTLAGPLLQQPLSWGADITLYSTTKSISGHLDVIGGALVYNRPELHDHLLAHRTATGGVPGALDCFLIHRGLRTLSVRVERQVRTTEAIAAMLSGHPSVSLVHYPGLPGHPQYDVAKRQMSGPGSVLSFEYAGDPVELMARLRFFSCAVSLGGVHSLIECPAMMTQRPVPREVRLRMGLSDRLIRLSVGLEDRRDLLEDLLEAMRGGDPP
- a CDS encoding homocysteine S-methyltransferase family protein, whose product is MILLDGAVATELERRGLPMAAPWWTTRALLTEHGRGLLRAVHRRYLDAGARVLTANTFRCNLRALRRAKLDERQAGHLVRLAVDLARSARHGHDDVMVAGSVAPVEDCYRPDLVPADAELRAEHRWMAGQLAAAGIDLALIETVNTMREARIAVEEARGAGLTAWVSFVCGPRATLLSGEPVARAAVAVHRAGAAAVLVNCTSLDAARDCVAELATLGTGAIGVMPNLEPRNGTPVPPELFAALMSSWRQQYGLALLGGCCGTTPAHITALNGLDDAHDGLAAGTRAVHDRP
- a CDS encoding aminotransferase class V-fold PLP-dependent enzyme, which gives rise to MMDWRQVRELFTIDPDLIHLNTAGLGSAPRAVLDVLGSADRVYARSPRDPFADTALTEVREALAGGLGCEADELAIVPSATDANARILAGLDLREGDEIITTDHECYTVRAPLCQLRDRRGVVLRELTPPIGAGQRAEEIVELVRSAITPRTRVLQWAGITLTTGAAFPTAELVELARRHDLIAVLDGAQLLGHFPVRLRDLGVDFLSASGSRYQCGPMGTGLIYARNRPLPLPAFWPVVSLLYPLRDGLPPRPHDLGRLLQQSDSADLSRAQGLRIACELWDRIGRDRIQRHVLELGTHLKERVVRHWGRDALFSPMDDPRLHSGLVAFDPFRGSANLGVFVQLKRQLADEHGITVEITRFAHPGVQGELPAVRVSPHLYNDVEQLDRAIETMIKLCH
- a CDS encoding DUF899 family protein, translated to MSRPGLFESATPEYAKARAELLRDERRLRDLGEQVAARRRALPRGPELDEDPPLAALDASPVRLSGLFGDHPTLLVYNMMFDEDWPEPCPLCSMWVDGLDAVTPHLLERTAVAVMAPAGPARLAEVARRRQWRWVPVYSTQPGDLTDRLGLRAHPGDLEPVVTVYDRSDGRTRISWQGSAMLSDPGDEPYQPSDGGDARGLDLLCATWSLLDLLPQGRGDWYPSRRTR